In Vitis riparia cultivar Riparia Gloire de Montpellier isolate 1030 chromosome 19, EGFV_Vit.rip_1.0, whole genome shotgun sequence, the following proteins share a genomic window:
- the LOC117908602 gene encoding LOW QUALITY PROTEIN: oligopeptide transporter 1-like (The sequence of the model RefSeq protein was modified relative to this genomic sequence to represent the inferred CDS: inserted 1 base in 1 codon) encodes MAELQDEVTQKNFKVDGDEEENDCPIEQVRLTVPITDDPTEPVLTFRTWVLGVASCVILSFVNQFFGYRSNQLSISSVSAQIVTLPLGKFMAATLPEKPIKVPCTKWSFSLNPGPFNMKEHVLITMFANSGSGGVYAVGILTIVKAFYKRSLSPGAGYLLVQTTQLLGYGWAGLFRKYLVDSPYMWWPSNLVQVSLFRALHEKEKRSKGGLTRLQFFLIVFISSFAYYLVPNYLFPSISTVSIICLIWKNSITAQQIGSGLYGMGLGSFGLDWATVASFLGSPLATPGFAIINILVGFFIIVYILLPLTYYNNAYDAKKFPIFSSHTFDSTGQPYNLTRILDSKTFSINLDEYNAYSKLYLSVFFSVTYGISFATLAASVSHVALFNGSTIWQMWTKTRAAAGEKFGDVHTRLMKKNYKXSPQWWFHSILIVVLGLSLLACEGFDKQLQLPWWGILLCCALALFFTLPIGIITATTNQQPGLNVITELIIGFMYPGKPLANVVFKTYGYISMVQALTFLSDFKLGHYMKIPPRSMFLVQLVGTVIASSVYFGTAWWLLTTVEHICDVALLPEGSPWTCPGDDVFYNASVIWGVIGPLRMFGRLGVYPEMNWFFLAGFLAPVPVWFLSRKFPNQKWIRLIHMPIIIGATGNMPPARAVHFVMWGIVGVFFNFYVYNRYRQWWAKHTYILSAALDAGVAFMGIIIFFALQSKDIFGVDWWGLAADDHCPLASCPTAPGVVAEGCPTI; translated from the exons ATGGCAGAACTTCAGGATGAAGTCACCCAGAAGAACTTCAAAGTTGATG GGGATGAAGAGGAAAACGATTGTCCCATAGAGCAAGTGAGGCTCACAGTTCCAATCACAGATGATCCAACAGAACCTGTTCTGACATTCAGGACATGGGTGCTTGGTGTAGCATCCTGTGTGATTCTGTCCTTTGTGAACCAATTCTTCGGTTATCGCAGTAATCAACTCAGCATTTCATCAGTCTCAGCACAGATAGTTACCCTGCCACTAGGGAAGTTCATGGCTGCAACACTCCCAGAGAAACCGATCAAAGTCCCATGCACAAAGTGGTCGTTTTCCCTGAATCCAGGGCCTTTTAATATGAAGGAGCATGTGTTGATCACCATGTTTGCCAACTCTGGATCCGGTGGTGTTTATGCAGTTGGTATCCTTACAATTGTCAAGGCATTCTACAAAAGGAGTCTCAGCCCAGGAGCAGGATACTTGCTAGTACAAACCACTCAG TTGCTTGGCTATGGATGGGCTGGCCTGTTCAGAAAATACCTAGTGGACTCCCCCTATATGTGGTGGCCATCAAATCTAGTCCAAGTCTCTCTCTTCAG GGCAttgcatgaaaaagaaaaaagaagcaaaggAGGACTCACTAGGCTGCAATTCTTTCTCATTGTGTTCATTTCAAGCTTTGCCTACTACTTGGTCCCAAACTACTTGTTTCCTTCCATCAGTACCGTCTccattatttgtttgatttggaaGAACTCAATCACTGCCCAACAGATTGGTTCAGGCCTCTATGGCATGGGCCTTGGATCATTCGGCCTCGACTGGGCCACAGTTGCTAGTTTCTTAGGAAGTCCCTTAGCCACTCCTGGCTTTGCCATCATTAATATTCTTGTTGGGTTTTTCATAATTGTCTATATTTTGCTCCCCCTTACCTATTACAATAATGCATATGATGCTAAGAAATTCCCTATATTCTCATCACACACCTTCGATTCAACTGGTCAGCCATACAATCTCACCAGAATTTTGGACTCAAAAACTTTCTCAATCAACCTAGATGAATACAATGCTTATAGCAAACTTTATCTTAGTGTCTTCTTTTCAGTCACATATGGGATTTCTTTTGCAACTCTAGCAGCTTCTGTCTCACATGTTGCACTCTTCAATGGAAG taCTATCTGGCAAATGTGGACTAAGACGAGGGCAGCAGCAGGAGAGAAGTTTGGAGACGTGCATACGAGACTGATGAAGAAGAACTATA ATAGTCCCCAATGGTGGtttcattcaattttaattGTAGTGCTTGGTCTTTCACTCCTTGCCTGTGAAGGTTTCGACAAGCAGCTTCAACTACCATGGTGGGGAATTTTGCTATGTTGTGCCTTGGCATTATTTTTCACCTTACCCATCGGGATAATAACGGCCACGACAAATCAG CAACCAGGGCTAAATGTGATCACAGAGCTGATTATTGGGTTCATGTACCCAGGGAAACCGCTTGCAAATGTGGTTTTCAAGACCTATGGCTATATCAGCATGGTGCAGGCACTCACATTTCTCAGTGATTTCAAATTAGGTCACTACATGAAGATCCCACCCCGATCCATGTTCCTCGTTCAG TTAGTTGGAACTGTGATTGCTTCAAGCGTCTACTTTGGGACAGCATGGTGGCTTCTTACAACCGTGGAGCATATATGCGATGTAGCCTTGCTTCCAGAAGGAAGTCCATGGACATGCCCTGGTGATGACGTTTTCTACAATGCTTCAGTCATATGGGGAGTTATTGGTCCACTCAGAATGTTCGGAAGGTTGGGGGTCTACCCAGAGATGAATTGGTTTTTCCTTGCTGGCTTTCTTGCCCCTGTTCCAGTATGGTTCCTTTCACGCAAATTCCCCAACCAAAAATGGATCAGGCTCATCCACATGCCCATTATCATAGGAGCTACAGGAAACATGCCACCAGCTAGAGCTGTACACTTTGTGATGTGGGGAATTGTGGGAGTTTTCTTCAACTTCTATGTTTACAACAGGTACAGGCAGTGGTGGGCCAAGCACACCTACATCTTATCAGCAGCTTTAGATGCCGGGGTTGCCTTTATGGGAATCATCATTTTCTTTGCCCTTCAATCTAAAGATATTTTTGGTGTGGACTGGTGGGGTTTGGCAGCAGATGATCATTGCCCACTGGCTTCATGCCCTACAGCACCGGGGGTTGTGGCTGAAGGTTGTCCTACTATTTGA